From Micromonospora rifamycinica, a single genomic window includes:
- a CDS encoding DUF5988 family protein: MDDQQPTVVAVLDGGPTDIPVMMRTCHVTGDADRVKLPWLNGYEHFHRTAAGADGRTVFTWVGRTRIAE; encoded by the coding sequence ATGGACGATCAGCAGCCCACCGTCGTCGCCGTGCTCGATGGCGGTCCGACCGACATTCCGGTCATGATGCGGACCTGTCACGTCACCGGCGACGCGGACAGGGTGAAGCTCCCGTGGCTCAACGGGTACGAGCACTTCCACCGGACGGCCGCGGGGGCGGACGGCCGGACGGTGTTCACCTGGGTCGGCCGAACGCGGATCGCCGAGTAG
- a CDS encoding type I polyketide synthase, with the protein MTTTPGGPTPLSRALDTIRKLRRQLDEQGGRQPVAVIGVGLRLPGGIHTMDGYWQALTAARDLIRPIPAARTAPFADQWATLPRQGGFLDEVLTFDAGYFGISPREAVALDPQHRLLLEVAAEALDHAATPPDRLGDQRVGCYVGITHQDYREWEPSTADAYWATGNGHCFAVGRVAYALGLTGPAVAVDTACSSSLVALHQAVAALRAGECDLALAGGVNLILSPRSTRLLGPEMGALAPDGRCKAFDARANGFTRGEGSVVLVLKRLDAAVRDGDNVLAVVKGSALNQDGRSSGFTAPNVLAQTALLRSALADADLTAAEVGLVETHGTGTALGDPIEVEALATVLGRPRGTDAPLLIGAAKTNLGHLEAAAGVVGILKAILSLRHGQVPPLVHFGTLNPRIDLTGTAITLPTEVLAWDEAATNRHAGVSSFGMSGTNAHVILGTAESAGVTPPARPAPEQVAGFEIGGHTPEALRTLAARYRERLATLDAADYPAFAYTAGPGRPRHRVRAWVAADGPAAALEALTALAAGESSPLVRDLAVDAEPPAPAPARRVVDLPGYPWQRQRYAPVTEVPSASGTPLHELAWLPLPEPGRVEGRPVMVLGDDPELTALIRSRARAAGREVLPPGAASPAEPTCVLLAYVAPALPATTDDARSIEATAALCATVTATLRELPAHHRVVLLTRGARRVGGDDEVPATGHGALHGLAPVLGLESAGYAGIVDLPAHPDGTDVDALLRALPDGGPEDLLAVRDGQVFTGRLRASVPAAADPQPLRADATYLVTGGLGGVGRVLVDDLVRRGVRHLTLLGRRPEDALPTAATDLLVRLRSAGVDARYAAADCADPAALAGVLAAEDRPVAGVLHAAGTIARTPLPEVDTAAFTGALRAKLAGAWWLHLLLADRPLDFFTIVSSVSALWGTDGYAAYAAANGAAELVVRHRAGLGLPAGTVAYGPWAGDGMVDADALADLARGGVGAVRPEDGAAALVAPATGPESTVVCCPADWGRLDAVLAGRRPRALLRELAPVTRPAAGPTAPVALRDLPELARPAAARDAVRDAVARVLGHPSTAGIRDDQGFFDLGLDSMMAIDLLDALGARFGVRLATADIFDHPTVADLGAFVLDRVTGPTTAEPQPSPVAAETDPAGSPPVAAGSDPAGSSPVAESRPAEPSPMSARTDPAGSSPEVAGAEPPRPAPARPVPSDRPGQPTPAAGPIAIVGMAGRFPGADSLDELWDLLTDGRDGVGPVPADRWDGAALHDADQIGAGTITTDQGGFLRDVDRFDAAFFDIPGREAESLDPQQRLLLETAWHAFEDAGVDPRSLRGSRTGVFVGISNSDYARLLERGGLDGLDAYFGTGTALNAAAGRLSYLYGFEGPAMAIDTACSSSLVALHLAIRSLRSGESQTALVGGVNVIAAPAASVAVSRAHMLSPTGRCRTFSAQADGFVRSEAVAMVVLKPLDAARRAGDRVLAVLHGSAVNSDGASTGLTAPNGRAQQAVIRSALADAGVDGAEVSYLEAHGTGTALGDPVEVSAAWRVLGSGRRPDDPLHVGSVKSNVGHCESASGLVSLAKTVLALRHDRIPADLHYTEPNPQIDWAGMNVRVVDHALPWPAGRGRRLAGISAFGFSGTNAHVIVGAAPAEEPPPAGRPPFVLPLSGSDPAGLERVTAAWRDVLAGDPAEERVAALTALAGAGRSHLRARRAVVGRTGADLLAGLSGPPPEVGTGRPPRVAFLFSGQGSQYFGMARELYETEPVFRERFDACDAVLTPQLGAPLTELLWTGADRERIHQTVVTQPALVALQVSLAALWASWGVTATAVLGHSVGEISAAVHAGVLDLADGLFLVSRRSRLMQGSAPGAMVAVTATEAEVADRIAGQPLDVAAVNGPRAVVVAGPADAVDTFAAACRADRIGTQRLVVSHAFHSWLMEPVLDELRSAVAGVTHRPPVLPIVSNVTGRPAEGYDADYWARHVRQPVRFGAGVEALRDLGADVFVEIGPGRTLTGLVTAGGLLPAGGALPSMRRGASDRAVLLDAVARLYELGQPIEWAAVQGRATGAAPVYPFADTRFWVKSAPARPSPAPAGTGAHWGTEVQSPALRSARVFEFPRTTAFPAYLTDHRLYDTVVTPAASHLATALSALAGDGAALTLTDMVCPRALVVAEGEEYRVQLVADTATGHLAVHSLLDDERRQWQEHLSGRLTADGAGRAAPTETDRGEFVSGADRHLSGAAFYAYFAALGYTLGPSFRWIADVWIRGGEALLRYAPPALPDDPACYELYPGLIDSCFQSIAGFLVDDRVAEAASLAIPFSAARITFPAGPRPTGELWGHVRVRSAEPLAGGRSRVDAADLHLFTAGGESLMVVDDFRVRHAPRELLRQSLREERSHLYAVDWTPVEVAERPVGRRHVVGLTGTGAFVDELAAALRRAGHTVTPDGPADLVVDARWVESDRVEPLAAVRELAAALRAGRPAVPYAVLAPTGPGGAPLRETLWGLLAALEAEEPDRRLLRVETDRTAVDRLAATLTGAVDDGCAEPRLRVSAGAVTGARLVPARPRSAGRGWPSGALITGGLGALGLSTARLLVERGTRALTLVGRSAPGAGARRVLDSLTGQGVRIEVVRGDVADPRVCAEAVAAADRLGPLDAVLHLAGSTADGAFGTAAPSAYDGVFAGKVDGAAALAAALRGRELGAFVLYSSVSSVLGSAGQTGYAAANGYLTGLAEALRAEGVRAVSIAWGPWVPDGEQGLAGTDVVRRASERYHVRPLGDEDAAPVLAAALDSDLHRLVAVAVDLPRYAALVAGHPRAALVAASAAPASAAPRDAATPPSGWLGERVADLAEADAPGVLRDAVATMVAETLGSPVPVDEHSGFADLGLDSIMAIDLRTRLAYGLGRELPATVALDHPTVVALSAYLTTELFGARTPEPPSPARPAVGPDDAVLSELSLDDLVAAAREDLAAGW; encoded by the coding sequence GTGACGACGACACCGGGCGGCCCGACGCCGCTGAGCCGTGCCCTGGACACCATCCGCAAACTCCGCCGGCAGCTCGACGAGCAGGGGGGTCGCCAACCGGTCGCGGTCATCGGCGTCGGACTGCGGCTGCCCGGCGGGATCCACACCATGGACGGGTACTGGCAGGCCCTCACCGCGGCCCGCGACCTGATCCGGCCGATCCCGGCGGCCCGTACCGCGCCGTTCGCCGACCAGTGGGCGACGCTGCCCCGCCAGGGCGGGTTCCTCGACGAGGTGCTCACCTTCGACGCCGGGTACTTCGGGATCAGCCCGCGCGAGGCGGTCGCCCTGGATCCGCAGCACCGGCTGCTGCTGGAGGTGGCGGCGGAGGCGCTGGACCACGCGGCCACCCCGCCGGACCGCCTGGGCGACCAGCGGGTCGGCTGCTACGTCGGCATCACCCACCAGGACTACCGGGAGTGGGAGCCGTCGACCGCGGACGCCTACTGGGCCACCGGCAACGGTCACTGCTTCGCCGTCGGCCGGGTCGCGTACGCGCTGGGCCTCACCGGTCCGGCGGTGGCGGTGGACACCGCCTGCTCGTCGTCGCTGGTCGCCCTGCACCAGGCGGTGGCGGCGCTGCGGGCCGGCGAGTGCGACCTGGCCCTGGCCGGTGGCGTCAACCTGATCCTGTCGCCGCGGTCGACCCGGCTGCTCGGTCCGGAGATGGGCGCGCTCGCCCCGGACGGGCGGTGCAAGGCGTTCGACGCCCGCGCCAACGGTTTCACCCGGGGTGAGGGCTCGGTCGTGCTGGTGCTCAAGCGGCTCGACGCCGCGGTCCGGGACGGCGACAACGTGCTCGCCGTGGTCAAGGGCTCCGCGCTCAACCAGGACGGCCGGTCCTCCGGGTTCACCGCGCCGAACGTGCTGGCGCAGACCGCGTTGCTGCGCTCGGCGCTGGCCGACGCCGACCTCACCGCCGCCGAGGTCGGGCTGGTGGAGACGCACGGCACCGGCACGGCGTTGGGCGACCCGATCGAGGTCGAGGCCCTGGCCACGGTGCTCGGACGCCCACGTGGCACGGACGCGCCGCTGCTGATCGGGGCCGCCAAGACGAACCTCGGCCACCTGGAGGCCGCGGCGGGCGTGGTCGGCATCCTCAAGGCGATCCTCTCGTTGCGGCACGGGCAGGTGCCGCCGCTCGTGCACTTCGGCACGCTCAACCCGCGTATCGACCTGACCGGCACCGCGATCACCCTGCCCACCGAGGTGCTGGCCTGGGACGAGGCGGCTACGAACCGGCACGCCGGGGTCAGCTCGTTCGGGATGAGCGGCACGAACGCGCACGTCATCCTCGGCACCGCCGAGTCCGCCGGGGTGACCCCGCCGGCCCGTCCGGCCCCGGAGCAGGTGGCCGGCTTCGAGATCGGCGGGCACACGCCGGAGGCCCTGCGGACGCTCGCCGCCCGCTACCGGGAGCGGTTGGCGACCCTCGACGCGGCGGACTACCCGGCGTTCGCGTACACCGCCGGCCCCGGCCGGCCCCGGCACCGGGTACGCGCCTGGGTGGCCGCCGACGGACCGGCCGCCGCGCTGGAGGCGCTGACCGCGCTGGCCGCGGGTGAGTCGTCGCCCCTGGTGCGGGACCTCGCCGTGGACGCCGAGCCGCCGGCCCCCGCGCCGGCCCGCCGGGTGGTCGACCTGCCGGGCTACCCGTGGCAGCGGCAGCGGTACGCCCCGGTGACGGAGGTTCCGTCCGCGTCGGGCACCCCGCTGCACGAGCTGGCCTGGCTGCCGCTGCCGGAGCCGGGGCGGGTCGAGGGCCGTCCGGTCATGGTGCTGGGTGACGACCCGGAACTGACCGCGCTGATCAGGTCCCGCGCCCGCGCGGCGGGCCGCGAGGTGCTCCCGCCCGGTGCGGCGAGCCCCGCCGAGCCGACCTGCGTGCTGCTGGCGTACGTGGCACCGGCCCTGCCGGCGACCACCGACGACGCCCGGTCGATCGAGGCGACGGCGGCCCTGTGCGCGACGGTCACCGCCACCCTGCGCGAGCTGCCGGCGCACCATCGGGTCGTGCTGCTGACCCGGGGTGCCCGCCGGGTGGGCGGCGACGACGAGGTGCCGGCCACCGGGCACGGCGCGCTGCACGGCCTGGCCCCGGTGCTGGGTCTGGAGTCCGCCGGTTACGCCGGGATCGTCGACCTGCCGGCGCACCCGGACGGGACCGACGTCGACGCCCTGCTGCGGGCGCTGCCCGACGGCGGCCCCGAGGACCTGCTCGCGGTCCGCGACGGGCAGGTGTTCACCGGCCGGCTGCGCGCCTCGGTGCCCGCCGCCGCTGACCCGCAGCCGCTGCGGGCCGACGCGACCTACCTGGTCACCGGGGGGCTCGGCGGGGTCGGCCGGGTGCTCGTCGACGACCTGGTCCGCCGGGGCGTCCGGCACCTGACGCTGCTCGGCCGGCGGCCCGAGGACGCCCTGCCGACCGCCGCGACCGACCTGCTCGTCCGGCTCCGGTCGGCCGGTGTCGACGCGCGCTACGCGGCGGCCGACTGTGCCGACCCGGCGGCGCTGGCCGGGGTGCTGGCCGCCGAGGACCGCCCGGTGGCCGGCGTGCTGCACGCCGCGGGCACGATCGCCCGCACCCCGCTGCCCGAGGTGGACACTGCGGCGTTCACCGGGGCGCTGCGCGCCAAGCTCGCCGGTGCCTGGTGGCTCCACCTGCTCCTGGCCGACCGGCCGCTGGACTTCTTCACCATCGTCTCGTCGGTGTCGGCGCTCTGGGGCACCGACGGTTACGCCGCCTACGCCGCCGCCAACGGCGCGGCCGAGCTGGTGGTCCGGCACCGCGCCGGGCTGGGTCTGCCGGCCGGCACCGTCGCGTACGGGCCGTGGGCCGGCGACGGGATGGTCGACGCCGACGCCCTCGCCGACCTGGCGCGGGGCGGCGTGGGCGCGGTACGGCCCGAGGACGGGGCCGCGGCGTTGGTCGCCCCGGCCACCGGGCCGGAGTCGACCGTCGTGTGCTGCCCGGCCGACTGGGGCCGGCTGGACGCGGTGCTGGCCGGTCGCCGCCCGCGCGCCCTGCTCCGCGAGCTGGCCCCGGTCACCCGACCGGCTGCCGGACCGACCGCCCCGGTCGCCCTGCGGGACCTGCCCGAGCTGGCCCGGCCGGCTGCCGCCCGGGACGCGGTCCGGGACGCGGTGGCCCGGGTGCTGGGCCATCCGTCGACCGCCGGGATCCGCGACGACCAGGGCTTCTTCGACCTCGGGCTGGACTCGATGATGGCGATCGACCTGCTCGACGCGCTCGGTGCCCGGTTCGGGGTCCGGCTGGCGACGGCGGACATCTTCGACCACCCGACGGTGGCCGACCTGGGGGCGTTCGTCCTGGACCGGGTGACCGGCCCGACGACCGCCGAGCCGCAACCGTCGCCGGTGGCGGCGGAGACGGATCCCGCCGGCTCGCCGCCGGTGGCTGCCGGGTCGGATCCGGCCGGCTCGTCGCCGGTGGCAGAATCCCGTCCCGCCGAGCCGTCGCCGATGTCGGCCCGGACGGATCCCGCCGGGTCGTCGCCGGAGGTGGCCGGCGCGGAGCCGCCGCGGCCCGCACCGGCGCGGCCGGTGCCGTCGGACCGGCCCGGGCAGCCGACCCCGGCCGCCGGGCCGATCGCGATCGTCGGCATGGCCGGGCGTTTCCCCGGCGCCGACTCGCTCGACGAGCTGTGGGACCTGCTGACCGACGGCCGTGACGGCGTCGGCCCGGTGCCGGCGGACCGGTGGGACGGTGCCGCCCTGCACGACGCCGACCAGATAGGGGCCGGCACCATCACCACCGACCAGGGCGGTTTCCTCCGGGACGTGGACCGGTTCGACGCCGCCTTCTTCGACATTCCGGGCCGGGAGGCGGAGAGCCTGGACCCGCAGCAGCGGCTGCTGCTGGAGACCGCCTGGCACGCGTTCGAGGACGCCGGTGTCGACCCGCGCAGCCTGCGGGGCAGCCGTACCGGCGTGTTCGTCGGCATTTCCAACAGCGACTACGCGCGCCTGCTGGAGCGGGGCGGCCTGGACGGGCTGGACGCCTACTTCGGCACCGGCACCGCGCTCAACGCGGCGGCCGGTCGGCTCAGCTATCTCTACGGGTTCGAGGGCCCGGCGATGGCGATCGACACCGCGTGCTCGTCGTCGCTGGTCGCGCTGCACCTCGCGATCCGGTCCCTGCGGTCGGGGGAGTCGCAGACGGCGCTGGTGGGCGGGGTGAACGTCATCGCCGCGCCGGCCGCCTCGGTGGCGGTCAGCCGGGCGCACATGCTCTCGCCGACCGGGCGCTGCCGCACGTTCAGCGCCCAGGCGGACGGCTTCGTCCGCTCCGAGGCGGTGGCCATGGTGGTGCTCAAGCCGCTCGACGCGGCCCGGCGGGCAGGTGACCGGGTCCTCGCGGTGCTGCACGGCAGCGCGGTCAACTCCGACGGCGCGTCGACCGGGCTGACCGCCCCGAACGGGCGGGCGCAGCAGGCGGTGATCCGGTCGGCGCTGGCCGATGCCGGGGTCGACGGGGCCGAGGTCTCCTACCTGGAGGCGCACGGCACCGGGACGGCCCTCGGCGATCCGGTCGAGGTCTCCGCCGCCTGGCGGGTGCTCGGCTCCGGCCGGCGACCCGACGACCCGCTCCACGTCGGATCGGTGAAGAGCAACGTCGGGCACTGCGAGTCGGCGTCCGGCCTGGTGTCGCTGGCCAAGACGGTGCTCGCCCTGCGGCACGACCGGATCCCGGCCGACCTGCACTACACCGAGCCGAACCCGCAGATCGACTGGGCCGGCATGAACGTCCGGGTGGTGGACCACGCCCTGCCGTGGCCGGCGGGACGCGGCCGGCGGCTGGCCGGGATCTCGGCGTTCGGCTTCTCCGGCACGAACGCGCACGTGATCGTCGGCGCGGCACCGGCCGAGGAGCCACCGCCGGCCGGCCGCCCGCCGTTCGTCCTGCCGCTGTCCGGGTCGGACCCGGCGGGCCTGGAGCGGGTGACCGCCGCCTGGCGCGACGTGCTCGCTGGTGACCCGGCCGAGGAGCGGGTGGCCGCGCTGACCGCGCTTGCCGGGGCCGGACGGTCCCACCTGCGTGCCCGCCGTGCGGTCGTCGGCCGCACCGGCGCGGACCTGCTCGCCGGGTTGTCGGGTCCGCCGCCGGAGGTCGGCACCGGCCGGCCGCCGCGGGTGGCGTTCCTCTTCTCCGGCCAGGGCAGCCAGTACTTCGGGATGGCCCGCGAGCTGTACGAGACCGAGCCGGTGTTCCGGGAGCGCTTCGACGCGTGCGACGCGGTGCTCACCCCGCAGCTCGGTGCCCCGCTCACCGAACTGCTCTGGACCGGAGCCGACCGGGAGCGGATCCACCAGACCGTGGTGACCCAGCCCGCGCTGGTCGCCCTTCAGGTGTCACTGGCCGCCCTGTGGGCCTCCTGGGGGGTCACCGCGACCGCCGTGCTCGGCCACAGCGTCGGCGAGATCTCCGCCGCCGTCCACGCCGGGGTGCTCGACCTTGCCGACGGCCTGTTCCTGGTCAGCCGGCGCTCCCGGCTGATGCAGGGGTCCGCCCCGGGCGCGATGGTGGCGGTGACGGCCACCGAGGCCGAGGTCGCCGACCGGATCGCCGGCCAGCCGCTGGACGTCGCCGCGGTCAACGGGCCGCGCGCCGTCGTGGTGGCCGGCCCGGCCGACGCCGTGGACACCTTCGCCGCCGCCTGCCGGGCCGACCGGATCGGGACGCAGCGCCTGGTCGTCTCGCACGCCTTCCACTCCTGGCTGATGGAGCCGGTGCTCGACGAGTTGCGGTCGGCGGTCGCCGGGGTGACGCACCGGCCGCCGGTGCTGCCGATCGTGAGCAACGTGACCGGTCGGCCCGCCGAGGGCTACGACGCCGACTACTGGGCCCGGCACGTCCGGCAGCCGGTGCGCTTCGGCGCCGGGGTGGAGGCGCTGCGTGACCTCGGGGCCGACGTGTTCGTCGAGATCGGACCGGGGCGTACGCTCACCGGCCTGGTGACCGCCGGCGGTCTGCTGCCGGCCGGAGGCGCGTTGCCGTCGATGCGGCGCGGGGCGTCCGACCGGGCCGTCCTGCTCGACGCGGTGGCCCGGCTGTACGAGCTGGGGCAGCCGATCGAGTGGGCCGCGGTGCAGGGCCGGGCGACCGGGGCGGCACCGGTCTACCCGTTCGCCGACACCCGGTTCTGGGTGAAGTCGGCCCCGGCCCGGCCGTCGCCCGCGCCGGCCGGCACCGGAGCGCACTGGGGTACCGAGGTCCAGTCGCCCGCGCTGCGCAGCGCCCGGGTCTTCGAGTTCCCGCGTACCACCGCGTTCCCGGCCTACCTCACCGACCACCGGCTGTACGACACGGTGGTCACCCCGGCCGCGTCGCATCTGGCGACCGCGCTGTCCGCGCTCGCCGGGGACGGCGCGGCGCTGACGCTGACCGACATGGTCTGCCCGAGGGCGTTGGTGGTCGCCGAGGGTGAGGAGTACCGGGTGCAGCTGGTCGCCGACACCGCGACCGGTCACCTCGCCGTGCACAGCCTGCTCGACGACGAGCGGCGGCAGTGGCAGGAGCACCTCTCCGGTCGGTTGACGGCCGACGGGGCGGGCCGGGCGGCCCCGACGGAGACGGACCGGGGGGAGTTCGTCAGCGGTGCCGACCGGCACCTCTCCGGGGCGGCGTTCTACGCCTACTTCGCCGCCCTCGGCTACACCCTCGGCCCGTCCTTCCGGTGGATCGCCGACGTGTGGATCCGGGGTGGGGAGGCCCTGCTCCGCTACGCGCCACCGGCGCTGCCCGACGACCCGGCGTGCTACGAGCTGTATCCGGGTCTCATCGACTCGTGCTTCCAGAGCATCGCCGGGTTCCTGGTCGACGACCGGGTCGCCGAGGCCGCGTCGCTGGCCATCCCGTTCTCGGCGGCCCGGATCACCTTCCCGGCCGGACCCCGGCCGACCGGCGAGCTGTGGGGGCACGTCCGGGTGCGTTCGGCCGAGCCGCTGGCCGGCGGGCGCAGCCGGGTGGACGCCGCCGACCTGCACCTGTTCACCGCCGGTGGCGAGAGCCTGATGGTGGTGGACGACTTCCGGGTCCGGCACGCGCCGCGCGAGCTGCTGCGGCAGAGCCTGCGTGAGGAGCGGTCCCACCTGTACGCGGTGGACTGGACCCCGGTGGAGGTCGCGGAGCGCCCGGTCGGGCGGCGGCACGTGGTCGGGCTGACCGGCACGGGTGCCTTCGTCGACGAGCTGGCCGCCGCCCTGCGCCGCGCCGGGCACACCGTGACCCCGGACGGCCCGGCCGACCTGGTGGTGGACGCCCGGTGGGTCGAGTCCGACCGGGTGGAGCCGCTGGCGGCGGTCCGGGAGTTGGCTGCGGCACTGCGTGCCGGCCGCCCGGCGGTGCCGTACGCGGTGCTCGCCCCGACCGGCCCGGGCGGGGCGCCGCTGCGGGAGACGCTGTGGGGTCTGCTCGCCGCACTGGAGGCTGAGGAGCCGGACCGTCGGCTGCTGCGCGTCGAGACCGACCGGACGGCGGTGGACCGGTTGGCGGCGACGCTGACCGGCGCGGTCGACGACGGGTGCGCCGAGCCCCGGTTGCGGGTGTCCGCCGGAGCGGTCACCGGCGCCCGGCTGGTGCCGGCGCGACCGCGGTCCGCCGGTCGTGGCTGGCCGTCCGGGGCGCTGATCACCGGTGGTCTGGGGGCGCTCGGCCTGAGCACCGCCCGGCTGCTGGTCGAGCGGGGGACCAGGGCGCTCACCCTGGTGGGCCGGTCCGCGCCGGGTGCGGGTGCGCGCCGGGTCCTGGACTCGCTCACCGGGCAGGGGGTCCGGATCGAGGTGGTACGGGGTGACGTCGCCGATCCCCGGGTGTGCGCCGAGGCGGTGGCCGCCGCCGACCGGCTCGGTCCGCTCGACGCCGTCCTGCACCTGGCGGGGTCGACCGCCGACGGCGCGTTCGGCACGGCGGCGCCGTCGGCGTACGACGGGGTCTTCGCCGGCAAGGTGGACGGCGCGGCGGCGCTCGCCGCGGCGCTGCGGGGTCGGGAGCTGGGCGCCTTCGTGCTGTACTCCTCGGTCTCCTCGGTGCTCGGCTCGGCCGGGCAGACCGGCTACGCCGCCGCCAACGGCTACCTGACCGGTCTGGCCGAGGCGCTGCGGGCCGAGGGCGTCCGGGCGGTGAGCATCGCCTGGGGGCCGTGGGTGCCGGACGGCGAGCAGGGCCTGGCCGGCACCGACGTGGTACGGCGGGCTTCCGAGCGGTACCACGTCCGCCCGTTGGGCGACGAGGACGCCGCGCCGGTCCTGGCGGCGGCGCTGGACAGCGACCTGCACCGGTTGGTCGCGGTCGCGGTCGACCTTCCCCGCTACGCCGCGCTGGTCGCCGGCCATCCCCGGGCGGCCCTGGTGGCGGCCTCGGCGGCACCGGCGTCGGCCGCCCCCCGCGACGCCGCGACGCCGCCGTCGGGGTGGCTCGGGGAGCGGGTGGCCGACCTGGCGGAGGCGGACGCGCCGGGGGTGCTGCGCGACGCGGTGGCGACGATGGTGGCGGAGACGCTGGGCAGTCCGGTGCCGGTGGACGAGCACTCAGGCTTCGCCGACCTGGGCCTCGACTCGATCATGGCGATCGACCTGCGGACCCGGTTGGCGTACGGCCTGGGCCGGGAACTACCGGCGACGGTGGCGCTCGACCACCCGACGGTGGTGGCCCTCAGCGCCTACCTGACCACGGAACTGTTCGGTGCCCGGACGCCGGAGCCGCCGTCTCCGGCGCGTCCGGCGGTCGGCCCTGACGACGCCGTGCTGTCCGAGTTGTCCCTCGACGACCTGGTCGCCGCGGCCCGCGAGGACCTCGCGGCCGGCTGGTGA
- a CDS encoding alpha/beta fold hydrolase, with translation MTTESGQARLTGTAVSPHAGRPGGIHIAYESLGRPDGEPLLLVMGLGMQMIMWHDDLCAAFAGRGFTVARFDHRDVGASTHLHEAGRPTILRMMLRPGRAAYRLPDMAGDAVAVLDALGWPRAHVVGISLGGMIAQQIAIDHPGRVLSLTSISATASPRIGRLSMRTAMRLQKLQDRPVENGEQAGQLMVDLFDLIGSPGYDMDERWLRERGRIAFDRAYDQAGRLRHEAALMASRDRRAQLAELRVPALVVHGEADRIWNVAGGRATAEAIPGARLMTFPGYGHGVLPRALWADVVGGVAALAGR, from the coding sequence ATGACGACCGAATCAGGGCAGGCCCGCCTGACCGGCACGGCGGTGTCGCCGCACGCCGGTCGCCCGGGTGGCATCCATATCGCGTACGAGAGTCTCGGCCGCCCCGACGGTGAGCCGCTGCTGCTCGTCATGGGTCTCGGCATGCAGATGATCATGTGGCACGACGACCTGTGCGCCGCCTTCGCCGGCCGGGGTTTCACGGTCGCCCGGTTCGACCACCGCGACGTGGGCGCCTCGACCCACCTGCACGAGGCCGGCCGGCCCACCATCCTGCGGATGATGCTGCGGCCGGGCAGGGCGGCGTACCGGCTGCCGGACATGGCCGGCGACGCGGTCGCCGTGCTCGACGCGCTGGGCTGGCCGCGCGCGCACGTCGTCGGCATCTCCCTCGGCGGGATGATCGCGCAGCAGATCGCGATCGACCACCCCGGGCGGGTGCTCAGCCTGACCTCGATCTCGGCCACCGCGTCGCCCCGGATCGGCCGGCTCAGCATGCGTACCGCGATGCGCCTGCAGAAGCTGCAGGACCGGCCGGTCGAGAACGGGGAGCAGGCCGGGCAGCTGATGGTCGACCTGTTCGACCTGATCGGCTCCCCCGGGTACGACATGGACGAACGCTGGCTGCGGGAACGCGGCCGGATCGCCTTCGACCGGGCCTACGACCAGGCCGGCCGGCTGCGGCACGAGGCCGCGCTGATGGCCTCCCGGGACCGCCGCGCCCAGCTCGCCGAACTCCGCGTCCCGGCACTGGTGGTGCACGGCGAGGCGGACCGGATCTGGAACGTCGCCGGTGGTCGGGCCACCGCCGAGGCCATCCCGGGCGCCCGGCTGATGACCTTCCCCGGGTACGGGCACGGCGTCCTCCCCCGGGCGCTCTGGGCCGACGTGGTCGGCGGCGTGGCCGCCCTCGCCGGCCGCTGA
- a CDS encoding sensor histidine kinase: MQVRFFSLSCLLFLAYPVGAITRTSIWLLPVLLAFAAGYCRVIIRNTPQMHGNRAPLTVLLTLALGALMVPTLHYDWFSGLGVFAAIMLLINFPLRWWPVVLTALIGSCTLVAQFILHAERSSIVVLLVLLVIVGATQVAVYKQIETSMQLQEARTELTHLAVAEERLRIARDLHDILGQRLSAVTLKAEIAAQMVVRDPHRAVNEILEVSATARDALAEVRAAVSGYRTVWLRAEAESSEALLTACGVTVTVAGPLSLPRPTNETAGWVVREATTNVIRHASAQRCWITVVDEGDTFVVQVADDGAGGALDQPFSYGTGLTGLAERIDIVGGELEVGPRDGRFVVTARIPANPQFADSTATRRSAFGRPR, from the coding sequence ATGCAGGTTCGGTTCTTCAGTCTGTCCTGCCTCCTCTTCCTCGCGTATCCGGTCGGCGCGATCACCCGCACGTCGATCTGGCTCTTACCCGTACTGTTGGCCTTCGCCGCCGGCTACTGCCGGGTGATAATTCGCAACACCCCGCAGATGCACGGCAACCGCGCGCCGCTGACCGTCCTGCTCACCCTGGCCCTGGGCGCGCTGATGGTCCCCACCCTGCACTACGACTGGTTCTCCGGTCTGGGCGTCTTCGCCGCGATCATGCTGCTGATCAACTTCCCGCTGCGCTGGTGGCCGGTGGTCCTGACCGCCCTCATCGGCTCCTGCACCCTCGTCGCCCAGTTCATCCTGCACGCCGAACGCAGCTCGATCGTCGTGCTCCTGGTCCTGCTGGTGATCGTCGGAGCCACCCAGGTGGCCGTCTACAAGCAGATCGAGACGTCCATGCAGTTGCAGGAGGCGCGCACCGAGCTGACCCACCTGGCGGTCGCCGAGGAACGGCTGCGCATCGCCCGCGACCTGCACGACATCCTCGGGCAACGACTCTCCGCGGTCACCCTGAAGGCCGAGATCGCCGCCCAGATGGTCGTCCGGGATCCGCATCGGGCGGTCAACGAGATCCTCGAGGTGAGCGCCACCGCCCGGGACGCCCTGGCGGAGGTGCGCGCGGCCGTCTCCGGCTACCGCACGGTGTGGCTGCGGGCCGAGGCGGAGAGTTCCGAGGCCCTGCTGACCGCCTGCGGCGTGACGGTGACGGTGGCCGGTCCGCTGTCCCTGCCGCGGCCGACCAACGAGACGGCCGGATGGGTGGTGCGGGAGGCGACGACGAACGTGATCCGGCACGCCTCGGCGCAACGGTGCTGGATCACGGTCGTCGACGAGGGCGACACGTTCGTCGTGCAGGTCGCCGACGACGGGGCGGGCGGCGCGCTCGACCAGCCCTTCTCGTACGGCACCGGGCTCACCGGGCTCGCCGAGCGCATCGACATCGTGGGGGGCGAGCTGGAGGTCGGCCCCCGCGACGGCCGCTTCGTGGTGACCGCCCGGATCCCGGCCAACCCGCAGTTCGCGGACTCGACCGCTACTCGGCGATCCGCGTTCGGCCGACCCAGGTGA